A genomic stretch from Vibrio neptunius includes:
- the ttcA gene encoding tRNA 2-thiocytidine(32) synthetase TtcA gives MTEQTQELTKAQQYNFNKLQKRIRRNTGQAIQDFNMIEEGDRIMVCLSGGKDSFTMLDILMSLQKSAPINFSLIAVNLDQKQPGFPGHILPEYLESLGVEYKIVEEDTYSIVQDKIPEGKTTCSLCSRLRRGILYRTANELGATKIALGHHRDDILETLFLNMFHGGKMKGMPPKLVSDNGEHVVIRPLAYCREKDIIKFSDMRGYPIIPCNLCGSQPNLQRQNIKHMLNDWDKRFPGRIESMFRAMQNVVPSHLADHELFDFKSIDKDSGVINGGDIGFDKEEMPKQPIVDEDRFQEFDPSLQLDVTNI, from the coding sequence ATGACTGAGCAAACTCAAGAGCTAACAAAAGCTCAACAATACAATTTCAACAAGTTACAAAAGCGTATTCGTCGGAATACAGGCCAAGCGATTCAAGACTTCAATATGATTGAAGAAGGTGATCGCATTATGGTGTGTTTATCAGGCGGTAAAGACAGCTTTACTATGCTTGATATTCTGATGAGTTTGCAAAAAAGCGCGCCGATTAACTTCTCGCTAATTGCAGTAAATCTAGATCAAAAACAGCCGGGCTTTCCGGGACACATTCTCCCTGAATATTTAGAGTCTTTGGGTGTTGAGTACAAAATTGTAGAGGAAGACACTTACTCGATTGTTCAGGACAAGATTCCTGAAGGTAAGACAACTTGTTCTCTATGTTCTCGCCTACGTCGCGGCATTCTATACCGTACCGCGAACGAACTAGGTGCAACTAAGATTGCTCTAGGTCACCACCGTGATGATATTTTAGAAACTCTGTTCCTAAACATGTTCCACGGCGGAAAGATGAAAGGCATGCCACCTAAGCTAGTATCAGATAACGGTGAACATGTGGTTATTCGCCCACTGGCTTACTGTCGTGAGAAGGACATCATTAAATTCTCTGACATGCGTGGTTACCCTATCATTCCATGTAACCTTTGTGGCTCTCAGCCAAACTTGCAACGTCAAAATATCAAACATATGCTGAACGACTGGGACAAGCGCTTCCCTGGCCGTATTGAAAGCATGTTCCGAGCAATGCAAAATGTTGTGCCTAGTCATTTAGCGGACCATGAGCTTTTCGATTTTAAATCGATCGACAAAGACTCAGGTGTTATTAACGGTGGCGACATCGGTTTCGACAAAGAAGAAAT
- the uspE gene encoding universal stress protein UspE, whose protein sequence is MSIYNKILVVADINKDEQPALARAMQLAAKSRSRSHVTFFLSIYDFSYDMTSMLSIDERDAMRRGVIGQREQWMQNVAKPYTNADIDFEVKVVWHNRPYEAIVAETFAGSHDIVIKGTRKHDVLESVIFTPTDWHLLRKCPCPVLLVKNADWPEDASILASVHVGSENDTHLGLNDSMVEQLKSLTERLGAKPYLVNAYPVTPANITIELPEFDPTTYSDAVRGHHLTAMKALRQKHGYDEQQTIVEQGLPEDVIPESAEKLNAAMVIVGTTGRTGLSAVFIGNTAEHVIDKINCDVLALKPKGYISPLDPKTAV, encoded by the coding sequence TTAATAAAGATGAACAACCCGCTTTAGCCCGTGCCATGCAGCTTGCTGCGAAAAGCCGTTCTCGTAGCCATGTGACGTTCTTCTTATCCATCTACGACTTTTCTTATGACATGACCTCAATGCTGTCTATCGATGAGCGTGACGCAATGCGACGTGGCGTTATTGGTCAACGTGAGCAATGGATGCAAAACGTGGCTAAACCCTACACTAATGCAGACATTGATTTTGAAGTAAAAGTCGTGTGGCACAATCGCCCCTATGAAGCTATCGTCGCTGAGACATTCGCAGGTAGCCATGACATCGTAATCAAAGGTACGCGTAAGCACGATGTTCTAGAATCCGTGATTTTCACGCCAACGGATTGGCATTTACTGCGTAAATGCCCTTGCCCTGTGTTACTGGTGAAAAATGCAGATTGGCCTGAAGATGCCAGTATTCTCGCCTCTGTCCACGTAGGCTCTGAAAATGACACTCACTTAGGCTTAAATGACAGCATGGTCGAACAGCTTAAGAGCCTCACCGAGCGCTTAGGCGCCAAGCCGTATCTAGTTAACGCCTACCCTGTGACGCCTGCTAACATCACAATCGAACTGCCAGAGTTCGATCCAACAACCTACAGCGATGCGGTACGTGGCCACCACCTAACTGCAATGAAAGCGCTGCGCCAAAAGCATGGTTACGACGAGCAGCAAACCATTGTTGAACAAGGTTTGCCTGAAGATGTCATTCCTGAATCTGCTGAAAAGCTTAATGCCGCAATGGTTATCGTCGGAACAACCGGCCGAACAGGTTTATCTGCCGTGTTTATCGGTAATACTGCAGAGCATGTCATTGATAAGATCAACTGTGACGTTCTGGCGCTGAAACCTAAAGGCTATATTAGCCCGCTAGACCCTAAAACAGCAGTTTAA